In Clostridium sporogenes, one genomic interval encodes:
- a CDS encoding TetR/AcrR family transcriptional regulator — protein MNDNLKNIPEDKKEAILEAALEEFAIGGYENASTNKIVEKAGISKGLLFHYFGNKKGLFVYVYNYYFEFLKRELYMKVDTKERDILERVKKWTMIKMELMSKYPSVFMLFIKSTLNMPRDINSTLEKIQSKERKEAYENFLSNIDYSKFKENIDIQKCLKILMWTLEKYGEEYIVLNINRPLLEINKDNIKKEIEEYVDILKAGFYK, from the coding sequence ATGAATGACAATTTAAAGAATATACCAGAAGATAAAAAAGAAGCTATACTAGAAGCTGCGTTGGAGGAATTCGCCATAGGTGGGTATGAAAATGCCTCTACAAATAAAATAGTAGAAAAAGCGGGCATATCAAAAGGGCTTTTGTTTCATTACTTTGGTAATAAGAAGGGATTATTTGTATATGTATATAACTATTATTTTGAGTTTTTGAAAAGAGAGTTATATATGAAAGTAGATACAAAGGAAAGGGATATTTTGGAACGAGTAAAAAAATGGACTATGATAAAGATGGAGCTTATGAGTAAATACCCCAGTGTATTTATGTTATTTATAAAATCCACATTAAATATGCCTAGAGATATAAATTCTACCTTAGAAAAAATTCAATCAAAGGAAAGAAAGGAAGCCTATGAAAATTTTTTATCTAATATAGATTATTCTAAATTTAAAGAGAATATTGACATACAAAAATGCTTAAAAATACTAATGTGGACCTTAGAAAAATATGGCGAAGAATATATAGTTCTTAATATAAATAGACCTTTATTGGAAATAAATAAAGACAATATTAAGAAAGAAATAGAAGAATATGTGGATATATTAAAGGCTGGCTTTTATAAATAG
- a CDS encoding ABC transporter ATP-binding protein, translating into MYLSLKNIGKKFNIAGREFWVLKDINLEIEKGNIVTILGPSGSGKSTLLNIIGGIDKADSGEFVLNENIISNIKDQGITLYRREKLGFVFQFYSLIPNLTVWENIEVVSNISHNPRDIKEILKKVQLYDKKDKFPQELSGGEQQRVSIARAIIKNPELLLCDEPTGALDYTTSKEILKLLEEINKEFKTTILIVTHNEAIASISDKIVKIRDGGISEFIDNKEKISAEMVVW; encoded by the coding sequence ATGTATCTTTCATTAAAAAATATAGGGAAAAAATTTAATATAGCTGGTAGGGAGTTTTGGGTACTTAAAGATATAAATTTAGAAATAGAAAAAGGTAATATTGTTACTATCTTAGGACCTTCTGGATCAGGAAAATCTACTTTATTAAATATAATAGGGGGAATAGATAAAGCAGATAGTGGTGAGTTTGTTTTAAATGAGAACATCATAAGTAATATTAAAGATCAAGGGATTACTTTATATAGAAGAGAAAAGTTGGGGTTTGTGTTCCAATTTTACAGTTTAATACCTAATCTTACAGTATGGGAAAATATAGAGGTAGTCTCTAATATAAGTCATAATCCTAGAGATATTAAAGAAATATTAAAAAAAGTCCAGCTATATGATAAAAAAGATAAGTTTCCACAGGAGTTAAGTGGTGGAGAACAACAAAGGGTTTCTATAGCTAGGGCCATTATAAAAAATCCAGAATTGCTTTTGTGTGATGAACCTACAGGAGCTTTAGATTATACTACATCAAAAGAGATTCTAAAATTATTAGAAGAAATAAATAAGGAGTTTAAGACTACAATTTTAATAGTAACTCACAATGAAGCTATAGCTTCCATAAGTGACAAGATAGTAAAGATTAGGGATGGGGGAATTTCTGAATTTATAGATAATAAAGAAAAGATTTCAGCGGAGATGGTGGTGTGGTAG
- a CDS encoding CD3072 family TudS-related putative desulfidase yields MEKEKIIFLSHCILNKSSKVKYYGEEKNREKDEKIKNLLKLLMDNNISIIQLPCPELTCYGIKRWGHVKDQFDTPHFRKHCRELFSIYLEQIEEYINNGYEILGIIGIEGSPTCGVNKTCVGKWGGELSSNNELQSIIGTIRRVNEKGIFMEEIKKILEEKQLNINIIGLDEKNIEDIYELFL; encoded by the coding sequence ATGGAAAAAGAAAAAATAATATTTTTATCTCATTGCATATTAAATAAAAGTTCTAAAGTGAAATATTATGGAGAAGAAAAGAATAGAGAAAAAGATGAGAAAATAAAAAATTTACTAAAGTTACTTATGGATAATAATATATCCATTATTCAACTTCCCTGTCCTGAACTAACCTGCTATGGAATTAAAAGGTGGGGACATGTAAAAGATCAATTTGATACCCCCCATTTTAGAAAACATTGTAGAGAATTATTTTCAATATATTTAGAGCAAATAGAAGAGTATATTAATAATGGTTATGAAATTTTAGGGATTATAGGAATAGAAGGAAGTCCAACCTGTGGTGTAAATAAAACCTGTGTAGGTAAATGGGGAGGAGAACTTTCTTCTAATAACGAGCTACAAAGCATTATAGGAACTATAAGAAGAGTAAATGAAAAAGGAATATTTATGGAAGAAATAAAAAAAATATTAGAAGAAAAACAGTTAAATATTAATATCATAGGATTAGATGAAAAAAATATAGAGGATATATATGAACTTTTTTTGTAG
- a CDS encoding aldo/keto reductase, producing MLYRKFGKTDEEVSILGFGCMRLPVIDNNPAKIDEKKAIKQIRYAIDNGVNYIDTAYPYHEGASEFLVGKVLRDGYRERVKLATKLPSWLIESREDMDKYLNEQLEKLQTDHIDFYLLHALNKGDWENLKKHNVFEFLDKAIEDGRIKYAGFSFHDELSLFKEIVDSYNWSFCQIQYNFIDENYQAGLKGLRYASQKGLAVVIMEPLRGGNLARVVPDDVKKLWNKAHIKRSPAQWGFRFLWNYPEITVVLSGMEEMAHIKENIKEANNGYANSLTEKELELIDRVKEIYISRIKADCTNCRYCMPCPFGVNIPKNFKYLNMASIYSDVKKQKKKYINHLNKNEKASNCRKCGKCEEACPQNIKIRNMLEEVVKTFEP from the coding sequence ATGTTATATAGAAAATTTGGAAAAACCGATGAAGAGGTTTCCATATTAGGATTTGGATGTATGAGACTTCCAGTAATAGATAATAATCCAGCTAAAATTGATGAAAAAAAAGCTATAAAGCAAATAAGATATGCTATTGATAATGGAGTTAATTATATAGATACAGCTTATCCATATCATGAAGGTGCCAGTGAATTTTTAGTGGGAAAGGTTCTTAGAGATGGATATAGGGAAAGAGTAAAATTAGCTACTAAACTTCCTTCTTGGCTTATAGAAAGCAGGGAGGATATGGATAAATATTTAAATGAGCAGTTAGAAAAATTACAAACAGATCATATAGATTTTTACCTTTTACATGCTCTAAATAAGGGGGATTGGGAAAATTTAAAAAAGCACAATGTATTTGAGTTTTTAGACAAAGCTATAGAAGATGGAAGAATAAAATATGCAGGTTTTTCTTTTCATGATGAATTATCTTTGTTTAAGGAAATAGTAGATTCTTATAATTGGAGTTTTTGTCAAATTCAATATAATTTTATAGATGAAAATTATCAAGCAGGTCTAAAAGGACTTAGATATGCTTCACAAAAAGGTCTTGCAGTTGTAATAATGGAACCTTTAAGAGGTGGAAACTTAGCAAGAGTAGTTCCAGATGATGTTAAGAAACTATGGAATAAAGCTCATATTAAGAGAAGTCCTGCTCAGTGGGGCTTTAGGTTCTTATGGAATTATCCAGAAATAACTGTAGTTTTAAGTGGTATGGAAGAAATGGCTCATATAAAAGAAAACATAAAAGAAGCCAACAACGGATATGCAAATTCTCTAACAGAAAAAGAACTTGAATTAATTGATAGGGTTAAAGAAATATATATAAGTAGAATAAAAGCTGATTGCACAAACTGTAGATATTGTATGCCATGTCCCTTCGGAGTAAACATACCTAAAAATTTTAAGTATTTGAATATGGCTTCAATTTATAGTGATGTGAAAAAACAAAAGAAAAAGTACATAAATCACTTAAACAAAAATGAAAAAGCTTCAAACTGCAGAAAATGTGGAAAATGTGAAGAAGCCTGTCCTCAGAATATTAAAATAAGAAATATGTTAGAGGAAGTAGTTAAAACTTTTGAACCTTAA
- a CDS encoding ABC transporter permease translates to MVLSKRIKRVIKSNKGPYIGCTLLVLLSCILFSSFNIAFRNIDKNFKKFVKDYNIDSAKFMVNKPIEDIKNIEDRFNVSLEKRYEMDYNLDDSTLRVFSKTSKINKANIIQGRKLKNKDEILLDPYFSKEKNINLGDKIKIQGQDFKVVGFFSIPDYIYPLKSETDLIWDAKKFGIASMPEENMKKLKGIRTFYHTVFKENNENGFKKYIEEKYNIVSYTERDNNIRYTFVKTKMDSSIVMAITIPMVIILLTSTLLAIVMWRIIKTDLKQIGTLYALGYKKSEILKHYISYPIIIGIIGGVIGTLLGIVLSKPLDTLMRNYFNIPLIKENYSISYIILSPIIPLFFLILTSFIVILKVLKMSPVNLMKSFKNKGRINKIEKNLKLYKFKFKNKFKIREITRNIGRTTILLMGITIASMLLLMGFMIKDSMDSLIKAQNNINQYEYNYIFKTPQIQKNYAGEKYNVSSFKVQNDKEPIPIYGIDKDSKLISLKDSKGEKIQFNKVILTKALAEKLNINKGDRIKIYNIYKDKEFFINIDEIADNYITKSIYIPLDKFNTMMNYEKNSYIGVYSKEKLDIDENLIFKVESKKETREAFKAMIKPMKYSLTIMAIFAFIIALIVIYVVTSIIVEENKGNISMLKVLGYKKEEINSLILDTGKIPVIIGYLLSIPILKISMGELMKKVGEDTNFSIPMNISLKYTIIGFVIIYLTYEISKILSKRKILTISMIDLIKAE, encoded by the coding sequence ATGGTTTTATCTAAAAGAATTAAAAGAGTTATAAAATCTAATAAGGGGCCCTATATAGGCTGTACCTTATTGGTTTTATTAAGTTGTATACTTTTTTCATCATTTAATATAGCATTTAGAAATATAGATAAAAATTTTAAAAAATTCGTTAAGGATTATAACATAGATTCTGCTAAATTTATGGTGAATAAACCTATAGAGGATATAAAAAATATAGAAGATAGATTTAATGTATCTCTGGAAAAAAGATATGAAATGGATTATAACTTAGATGATTCTACATTAAGAGTATTTAGTAAAACATCAAAAATAAATAAAGCTAATATTATACAGGGAAGAAAATTAAAAAATAAAGATGAGATACTTTTAGATCCATATTTTTCAAAAGAAAAAAATATAAATTTAGGAGATAAAATAAAAATACAAGGACAAGATTTTAAAGTAGTAGGCTTTTTTTCAATACCAGACTATATCTATCCATTAAAATCTGAAACAGATCTTATATGGGATGCAAAAAAATTTGGCATAGCTTCTATGCCAGAGGAAAATATGAAAAAATTAAAGGGAATAAGGACTTTTTACCACACAGTGTTTAAAGAAAATAATGAAAATGGTTTTAAAAAATATATAGAAGAAAAATATAATATAGTATCCTATACAGAAAGAGATAATAATATAAGATATACTTTTGTAAAAACTAAGATGGATAGCTCTATAGTAATGGCCATAACTATTCCTATGGTTATAATTTTGTTGACCTCTACTCTTTTAGCTATAGTAATGTGGAGGATTATAAAAACAGATTTAAAGCAAATTGGAACTTTGTATGCTTTAGGTTATAAGAAAAGTGAAATATTAAAGCATTATATAAGCTATCCTATTATAATTGGTATCATTGGAGGAGTAATAGGCACCTTATTAGGAATAGTTTTATCAAAACCTTTAGATACACTTATGAGAAATTATTTTAACATACCTTTAATAAAAGAAAATTATAGTATAAGTTATATTATTTTAAGTCCAATAATACCATTATTTTTCTTAATTCTAACTTCATTTATTGTAATATTAAAAGTTTTAAAGATGTCTCCTGTTAATCTTATGAAGAGCTTTAAAAATAAAGGAAGAATAAACAAAATAGAAAAAAATTTAAAACTTTACAAATTTAAGTTTAAAAATAAGTTTAAAATAAGAGAGATCACAAGAAATATAGGAAGAACTACTATTTTATTAATGGGGATAACTATAGCTTCTATGCTTTTACTTATGGGGTTTATGATTAAAGATTCCATGGACTCTTTAATAAAAGCTCAAAATAATATAAACCAATATGAGTATAATTATATTTTTAAAACTCCTCAAATACAAAAAAATTATGCCGGGGAAAAATATAATGTATCCTCTTTTAAAGTACAGAATGATAAAGAACCTATACCTATATATGGTATAGATAAAGATTCAAAGCTTATAAGTTTAAAAGATTCAAAGGGAGAAAAAATACAGTTTAATAAAGTCATATTAACTAAGGCTTTAGCAGAAAAATTGAATATTAATAAGGGAGATAGAATAAAGATATATAATATTTATAAGGATAAAGAGTTTTTTATAAATATAGATGAAATAGCAGATAACTATATTACTAAAAGTATATATATACCTCTTGATAAATTTAATACTATGATGAATTATGAAAAGAATAGTTATATAGGGGTGTATTCAAAGGAAAAATTAGATATAGATGAAAATTTAATATTCAAAGTAGAAAGTAAGAAGGAAACCAGAGAAGCCTTTAAAGCTATGATAAAACCTATGAAATATTCTCTTACTATCATGGCCATTTTCGCTTTTATAATTGCTCTAATTGTAATATATGTTGTAACTTCTATAATTGTAGAAGAAAACAAGGGTAATATATCTATGTTAAAAGTATTAGGATATAAAAAGGAAGAAATAAATTCCCTAATACTAGATACAGGAAAAATTCCTGTTATAATAGGTTATCTACTTTCTATACCTATATTAAAAATATCCATGGGAGAGCTTATGAAAAAGGTAGGGGAAGATACTAATTTTTCTATACCTATGAATATTTCGTTAAAATATACTATAATAGGTTTTGTAATAATATATTTAACCTATGAAATATCAAAAATATTATCTAAGAGAAAGATTTTAACCATATCTATGATAGATCTTATCAAGGCTGAATAG
- a CDS encoding prolyl-tRNA synthetase associated domain-containing protein: MNKGKEKIYSILDELNIKYIKHDHEAVYTIEEVNNLQLDIEGQHCKNLFLRNRKGNIHYLLILCDEKMADLKALAKEIGSTPLSMASEERLYKHLGLTPGSVTPFGLINNSDKKVKVLLDKDLKHDGKINFHPNTNTATLTIDYKDFYKFLQWSGNEIREVSI, from the coding sequence ATGAACAAAGGTAAGGAAAAAATATATAGTATTTTAGATGAGCTAAATATTAAATATATTAAGCATGACCATGAGGCAGTTTATACAATAGAAGAGGTAAATAATTTGCAATTAGATATAGAAGGACAACATTGCAAAAACTTGTTTCTTAGGAATAGAAAAGGAAATATACATTATCTTCTTATTTTGTGTGATGAAAAAATGGCAGATTTAAAAGCTTTGGCAAAGGAGATAGGAAGCACACCTCTTTCCATGGCATCAGAAGAAAGGCTTTATAAACATTTAGGGCTTACTCCTGGAAGTGTTACTCCCTTTGGCCTTATAAATAATTCTGATAAAAAAGTAAAGGTACTTCTAGATAAGGATTTAAAGCATGATGGTAAAATTAATTTTCATCCTAATACAAATACAGCTACTCTTACTATTGATTACAAGGATTTTTATAAATTCTTACAATGGAGTGGAAATGAAATTAGAGAAGTAAGTATTTAA
- a CDS encoding ABC transporter ATP-binding protein, whose translation MNLKIENLTMKFKEVTAVKDLNLDIEEGAIVTLLGPSGCGKSTTLYTVAGLYKPTKGNIYFNDRIIDNLEPEKRNIGMVFQNYALYPHMTVYKNIEFPLKMKKIKSKEANEKVESIAKLVRIEDLLERKPSQLSGGQQQRVAIARALVKEPEILLLDEPLSNLDARLRIEMREEIRRIQKELNITTIFVTHDQEEAMTMSDKIALLKKGELQQYDKPENLYIKPNNLFVAKFLGNPPINILEGKVDKSSNFLKIFEGKTILPLDDFIKDKNIEDGTYKIAIRCEDFILGEKDRSTIKGTIEMTEIIGRDTIIKVKVGNDYIRCIIPYENLNKNEKIVYLNIKKYKIHFFSFEDGKNLLIKGEESE comes from the coding sequence ATGAATTTAAAAATTGAAAACCTTACCATGAAATTCAAAGAGGTTACTGCTGTAAAGGATTTAAATCTAGATATAGAGGAAGGAGCAATTGTAACTTTATTAGGGCCAAGTGGATGTGGTAAAAGTACCACATTATATACTGTGGCTGGACTGTACAAGCCTACTAAAGGAAATATATATTTTAATGACAGGATTATAGATAATTTAGAGCCAGAAAAAAGAAATATAGGCATGGTTTTTCAAAATTATGCTCTATATCCTCATATGACTGTATATAAGAATATAGAATTTCCTTTAAAAATGAAAAAGATTAAATCTAAAGAAGCAAATGAAAAAGTAGAAAGTATAGCTAAATTGGTTAGAATAGAAGATTTATTAGAAAGAAAACCTTCACAACTATCAGGGGGACAACAACAAAGAGTGGCTATAGCAAGAGCTTTGGTTAAAGAACCAGAAATACTATTATTAGATGAACCATTGTCTAATTTAGATGCTAGGCTTAGGATTGAAATGAGAGAAGAAATAAGGAGAATACAAAAAGAATTAAATATAACTACTATATTTGTTACTCATGATCAAGAAGAGGCTATGACAATGTCAGATAAAATTGCGTTATTAAAAAAAGGGGAACTTCAACAATATGATAAACCAGAAAACCTATATATAAAACCTAATAATTTATTTGTGGCTAAATTTTTAGGAAATCCTCCTATAAATATTTTAGAAGGTAAAGTAGATAAAAGTAGCAATTTTTTAAAAATTTTTGAAGGTAAAACTATATTGCCTTTAGATGATTTTATTAAAGATAAAAATATAGAAGATGGTACATATAAAATTGCCATAAGATGTGAAGATTTTATACTAGGAGAAAAGGATAGGTCTACTATAAAAGGCACTATAGAAATGACAGAGATTATAGGAAGAGATACTATAATAAAAGTAAAAGTAGGTAATGATTATATAAGATGCATAATACCCTATGAAAATTTAAATAAAAATGAGAAAATAGTATATCTAAATATAAAAAAATATAAGATACATTTTTTTAGTTTTGAAGATGGAAAAAATCTATTAATTAAAGGTGAAGAAAGTGAATAA
- a CDS encoding carbohydrate ABC transporter permease, with the protein MNNNKNLKSFLKGIMYIAPAFVLLLIFNIYPIIKSFDMSFYTRYNYYKDIVYVRGLDNFYYIFSDKEFLTAMKNTFIYVLYVMPISIILSLIIAILLNSNIKFRGFFRTVYFIPFITSTVAISMVWRWMYHADHGIINYLLQVIGLSPVKWLSDPKWAMPSLIILSVWKSLGYNIVIFLAGLQNIDEQYNLAAKLDGANKWQRIKNITVPLLSPTIFFVCIMTLISSFKVFGEIFALFDKQPGPLNSCLAMVYYIYNKFYNQYQYGIASAAVFVLFIIISLFNFIQFYIGKKKVEYH; encoded by the coding sequence GTGAATAATAATAAAAATTTAAAATCCTTTCTAAAAGGTATTATGTATATAGCACCAGCTTTTGTACTACTTTTAATTTTTAATATTTATCCTATAATAAAATCCTTTGATATGAGTTTTTATACTCGTTATAACTACTATAAGGATATAGTTTATGTTAGGGGATTAGATAATTTTTATTACATATTTAGTGATAAAGAATTTTTAACAGCTATGAAAAATACTTTTATATATGTGCTTTATGTTATGCCTATATCTATTATTTTATCATTGATAATTGCTATTTTACTAAATTCAAATATAAAATTCAGAGGTTTTTTTAGAACTGTATATTTTATACCCTTTATAACATCAACAGTAGCCATATCTATGGTTTGGAGATGGATGTATCATGCAGACCATGGAATTATAAATTATTTATTACAAGTAATAGGATTATCTCCTGTTAAGTGGCTTTCAGATCCTAAATGGGCTATGCCTAGTTTAATTATATTAAGTGTATGGAAAAGTCTTGGTTATAATATAGTCATATTTTTAGCGGGACTTCAAAATATAGATGAACAGTATAATTTAGCTGCTAAGCTAGATGGAGCTAATAAGTGGCAAAGAATCAAAAACATAACTGTACCACTTTTATCACCAACTATATTTTTTGTATGCATAATGACTTTAATAAGTTCTTTCAAGGTTTTCGGAGAAATATTTGCCTTGTTTGATAAGCAACCTGGACCATTGAATAGCTGTCTTGCTATGGTATATTACATATACAACAAATTTTATAATCAGTATCAATATGGCATTGCATCTGCTGCAGTATTTGTTCTTTTTATAATAATAAGTCTATTTAACTTTATTCAATTTTATATAGGAAAGAAAAAAGTAGAATATCATTAA